One genomic region from Mycobacterium basiliense encodes:
- a CDS encoding acyl-ACP desaturase codes for MTNLQLLHELEPVVENLLNRHLSMFKEWSPHDYIPWSDGKNFYALDGRHWEPGQTQLSDVAQVAMVQNLLTEDNLPSYHREIAMNFSMDGPWGQWVNRWTAEENRHSIALRDYLVVTRAVDPVELEKLRMEQMTRGFSPGQNHQGEMFAESIFDSVMYVSFQELATRVSHRNTGKACRDPIADQLLARVSADENLHMIFYRDISAAGLEIAPNQAMQSVHRILRNFKMPGFTVPEFRRKAVIIAVGGVYDPRIHLNEVVLPVLKKWRIFEREDFTGEAAWMRDDLALLIEELEETCEKFEESKQRYLEREARKAEKITANKVLKTEGTLTLSRR; via the coding sequence ATGACAAACCTACAGCTACTTCATGAGCTAGAGCCGGTGGTTGAGAACCTGCTCAATCGCCATCTGTCGATGTTTAAGGAATGGAGCCCCCACGACTACATACCCTGGTCGGATGGCAAGAATTTCTACGCCCTGGACGGCCGGCACTGGGAGCCGGGGCAGACCCAGCTCTCCGACGTCGCCCAGGTGGCGATGGTGCAGAACTTGTTGACCGAGGATAATTTACCGTCGTATCACCGTGAGATCGCGATGAACTTCAGCATGGACGGCCCCTGGGGGCAGTGGGTCAATCGATGGACCGCCGAGGAGAACCGGCACAGTATCGCGCTGCGCGACTATTTGGTGGTCACGCGTGCGGTCGATCCCGTCGAGCTGGAAAAGTTGCGCATGGAGCAAATGACAAGGGGTTTCAGTCCGGGCCAGAACCACCAGGGCGAAATGTTTGCTGAGAGTATTTTCGACTCGGTCATGTACGTCTCCTTCCAAGAGTTGGCGACCCGTGTCTCGCATCGCAACACGGGCAAGGCGTGCCGCGATCCCATCGCGGACCAACTGCTTGCCAGGGTGTCGGCGGACGAAAATCTGCACATGATCTTCTACCGCGATATCAGCGCGGCCGGTCTGGAGATCGCCCCCAATCAAGCGATGCAGTCCGTCCACCGGATCTTGCGCAACTTCAAGATGCCCGGCTTTACCGTGCCCGAGTTCCGCCGCAAGGCGGTGATTATCGCCGTCGGTGGTGTCTACGATCCACGGATCCACCTCAACGAGGTGGTGCTGCCGGTGCTGAAGAAGTGGCGAATTTTCGAGCGTGAGGACTTCACCGGCGAGGCCGCATGGATGCGTGACGATCTGGCGTTGCTGATTGAGGAACTCGAGGAAACCTGCGAAAAATTCGAGGAATCCAAGCAGCGCTATCTCGAGCGCGAGGCCCGCAAAGCCGAGAAGATCACTGCCAACAAGGTGCTCAAAACCGAAGGGACGCTTACGCTCAGTCGACGCTGA
- a CDS encoding nitrite/sulfite reductase, with the protein MTTARAAKPRNEGQWALGNREPLNPNEELKKAGNPLDVRERIETLYAQHGFDSIDKTDLRGRFRWWGLYTQREQGYDGSWTGDENIEKLEARYFMLRVRCDGGAISAAALRTLGTISTQFARDTADISDRENIQYHWIEVENVPEIWRRLDEVGLQTTEACGDCPRVVLGSPLAGESLDEVIDPTWAIDEIVRRYIGKPDFADLPRKYKTAISGLQDVVHEVNDVAFIGVNHPEHGPGLDLWVGGGLSTNPMLGQRVGAWVPLQEVPEVWAAVTSVFRDYGYRRLRSKARLKFLIKDWGIEKFRDVLEREYLGRQLIDGPAPEPVTHPIDHVGVQRLKNGLNAIGVAPIAGRVSGTILSAVADLADQAGSNRIRFTPYQKLVILDVPDDKLDGTVAGLEALGLQSRPSRWRRNLMACSGIEFCKLSFAETRVRAQSLVPELERRLEDINSTLDVPITVNINGCPNSCARIQVADIGFKGQMVDDGHDGSVEGFQVHLGGSLGLDSGFGRKLRQHKVTSEELGDYIERVVRNFVKQRADGERFAQWAIRAEEDELR; encoded by the coding sequence ATGACCACCGCACGCGCCGCCAAGCCCCGCAACGAGGGCCAGTGGGCGCTGGGAAATCGCGAGCCACTCAACCCCAATGAAGAGCTCAAGAAGGCAGGCAACCCGCTCGACGTTCGGGAACGCATCGAAACCCTCTACGCCCAGCACGGGTTCGACAGCATCGACAAAACCGACCTGCGTGGGCGGTTTCGCTGGTGGGGTCTCTACACCCAACGCGAGCAGGGTTATGACGGCTCCTGGACCGGCGACGAGAACATCGAAAAGCTCGAGGCCAGGTACTTCATGCTGCGGGTTCGCTGCGACGGCGGCGCGATCTCGGCTGCCGCACTGCGCACCCTGGGCACGATTTCGACGCAATTTGCCAGGGACACCGCCGACATCTCGGATCGGGAAAACATCCAATACCACTGGATCGAGGTGGAAAACGTCCCCGAAATCTGGCGTCGGCTCGATGAAGTCGGACTGCAGACCACCGAGGCCTGCGGAGACTGCCCCCGGGTGGTGCTGGGCTCGCCGCTGGCCGGCGAATCACTCGACGAGGTAATTGACCCGACCTGGGCGATCGACGAAATAGTACGTCGCTACATCGGCAAGCCCGACTTCGCCGACTTGCCACGCAAGTACAAGACCGCCATCTCGGGTTTGCAAGATGTGGTACACGAGGTCAACGACGTCGCGTTCATCGGCGTCAACCACCCCGAGCACGGTCCTGGCCTGGACCTGTGGGTCGGCGGCGGCCTGTCCACCAACCCGATGTTGGGCCAACGGGTCGGGGCCTGGGTTCCGTTGCAAGAGGTGCCCGAGGTGTGGGCGGCGGTGACGTCGGTGTTCCGCGACTACGGCTACCGGCGACTGCGGTCCAAGGCGCGGCTGAAATTCTTGATCAAGGACTGGGGCATAGAAAAATTCCGCGACGTTCTCGAACGCGAGTACCTCGGCCGTCAGTTGATCGACGGCCCGGCTCCCGAGCCGGTCACGCATCCGATCGACCACGTCGGAGTGCAGCGGCTAAAGAACGGGCTCAACGCGATTGGGGTTGCCCCTATCGCGGGACGGGTATCCGGAACCATCTTGTCGGCGGTCGCCGACCTTGCCGATCAGGCGGGTTCGAACCGCATCCGGTTCACTCCCTACCAGAAGCTGGTCATCCTCGACGTACCCGACGACAAGCTCGACGGTACCGTTGCTGGCCTAGAAGCATTGGGTCTGCAATCGCGGCCATCGCGTTGGCGCCGCAACCTGATGGCGTGCAGCGGAATCGAGTTCTGCAAGCTGTCGTTCGCCGAAACCCGAGTCCGGGCACAATCGTTGGTCCCAGAGCTAGAACGTCGACTGGAAGATATCAACTCCACACTTGACGTGCCGATCACCGTCAACATCAATGGCTGCCCCAACTCGTGCGCGCGAATTCAAGTGGCCGACATCGGTTTTAAGGGACAGATGGTCGACGATGGCCATGACGGATCGGTCGAGGGGTTCCAGGTGCATCTCGGCGGAAGCCTGGGATTGGATAGTGGTTTTGGCCGCAAGCTGCGTCAACACAAAGTCACCAGTGAAGAGCTTGGCGACTACATCGAGCGGGTGGTGCGCAATTTTGTCAAACAACGCGCCGACGGTGAGCGATTCGCACAATGGGCCATTCGGGCCGAGGAGGACGAACTGCGATGA
- a CDS encoding phosphoadenylyl-sulfate reductase has product MSEATRLTEPELRALAARGAAELDGADATELLRWTEENFGGSNGPRGWATCNYVVASNMADAVLVDLAAKVRPGVPVLFLDTGYHFAETIGSRDAIQSVYDIRVLNVTPEHTVAEQDELVGKDLFASDPAECCRLRKVVPLSKTLCNYSAWVTGLRRVEAPTRANAPLITFDEAFKLVKINPLAAWTDRDVQDYIEANGVLVNPLIDEGYPSIGCAPCTAKPVAGADPRSGRWQGLAKTECGLHAS; this is encoded by the coding sequence ATGAGCGAGGCAACCAGGCTGACCGAACCGGAACTGCGTGCGTTGGCGGCGCGCGGCGCGGCCGAACTGGACGGAGCCGATGCCACCGAGCTGCTGCGGTGGACCGAGGAAAACTTCGGCGGTAGCAACGGCCCTCGCGGATGGGCGACATGTAACTATGTCGTAGCCTCCAACATGGCCGATGCCGTGCTGGTGGATCTGGCCGCCAAGGTGCGACCGGGCGTACCGGTGCTGTTCTTGGACACCGGTTACCACTTCGCGGAAACCATCGGCAGCCGCGACGCGATCCAATCCGTCTACGACATCCGGGTGCTCAATGTCACTCCCGAACACACGGTCGCCGAGCAAGACGAACTAGTGGGCAAGGACCTCTTCGCAAGCGACCCCGCCGAATGCTGCCGGTTGCGCAAGGTCGTCCCGCTGAGCAAGACACTGTGCAACTACTCCGCCTGGGTGACCGGACTGCGCCGGGTCGAGGCGCCGACCCGCGCCAATGCCCCGCTGATCACTTTCGACGAGGCGTTCAAATTGGTGAAGATCAACCCATTGGCCGCCTGGACCGACCGGGACGTCCAGGACTACATCGAAGCCAACGGCGTTTTGGTCAATCCGCTCATCGACGAAGGCTACCCATCGATCGGCTGCGCCCCGTGCACGGCCAAACCCGTCGCCGGCGCCGACCCGCGCAGCGGGCGCTGGCAGGGTCTGGCCAAGACCGAATGCGGTTTGCACGCCTCGTAG
- a CDS encoding sodium-dependent bicarbonate transport family permease: MLHEFWENFTHNLFKPLLLFFYFGFLIPILKVRFEFPYVIYQGLTMYLLLAIGWHGGEELAKIKPSSIGTIVGFMAVGFLLNFLIGGLAYLLLSRLSTMRKVDRATVAGYYGSDSAGTFATCVAVLTSVGIAFNAYMPVMLAVMEIPGCLVALYLVARLRHRGMDEAGFMPDEPGYTPPAKVSVGPGTAARPARGESLATDRDIEQELELSLEKPEHQDWDETKKANRKASLFSRELLQEVFLNPGLCLLLGGIIIGLISGLQGEKVVHDDDTFFVTAFQGVLALFLLEMGMTASRKLKDLRTAGRGFIFFGLLAPNLFATLGIIVAHSYAYLTNSDFKPGTYVLFAVLCGAASYIAVPAVQRLAIPEASPTLPLAASLGLTFSYNVTIGIPLYIEIARMVGIWFHTTG; this comes from the coding sequence ATGCTGCACGAGTTCTGGGAGAACTTCACCCATAACCTGTTCAAACCGCTTTTGCTGTTCTTCTACTTCGGGTTCCTGATTCCGATCCTCAAGGTGCGGTTCGAGTTCCCGTATGTCATCTACCAGGGCCTCACCATGTACCTCCTGCTGGCCATCGGCTGGCATGGCGGTGAGGAGCTCGCCAAGATCAAACCGTCCAGCATCGGCACCATCGTCGGGTTCATGGCCGTTGGCTTCCTCCTGAATTTTTTGATCGGGGGGCTTGCTTACCTGCTCCTGAGCCGCCTGAGCACCATGCGAAAAGTCGACCGGGCGACGGTTGCCGGCTATTACGGGTCAGACTCGGCCGGAACCTTTGCCACCTGTGTGGCCGTCCTTACCAGCGTCGGCATCGCCTTCAACGCGTACATGCCCGTCATGCTGGCGGTGATGGAGATTCCCGGCTGCCTGGTGGCGCTTTATCTGGTGGCACGCCTGCGGCACCGCGGCATGGACGAGGCCGGATTCATGCCCGACGAGCCGGGCTACACACCCCCGGCGAAGGTCTCGGTCGGACCGGGAACCGCCGCACGGCCGGCACGTGGGGAAAGCCTGGCCACCGACCGCGACATCGAGCAGGAGCTGGAACTTTCGCTGGAAAAACCGGAGCATCAGGACTGGGACGAAACAAAGAAGGCCAACCGGAAGGCTTCGCTGTTTTCACGAGAGCTGCTGCAAGAAGTGTTCCTCAACCCCGGGCTCTGCCTCCTCCTCGGCGGCATCATCATCGGCCTCATCAGCGGGCTGCAAGGCGAGAAGGTGGTCCACGACGACGACACGTTCTTCGTCACCGCATTCCAAGGTGTGCTCGCCCTTTTCCTGCTGGAGATGGGCATGACGGCCTCCCGCAAGTTGAAGGACCTGAGGACGGCCGGTCGCGGCTTCATCTTCTTCGGTCTACTGGCCCCGAATCTTTTTGCCACGCTCGGCATCATCGTCGCTCACAGCTACGCCTACCTCACCAACAGCGACTTCAAACCGGGCACCTATGTGTTGTTCGCGGTACTTTGCGGTGCGGCGTCTTACATCGCGGTGCCGGCCGTCCAGCGGCTGGCGATCCCCGAAGCCAGCCCAACGCTGCCGCTGGCAGCATCACTGGGTTTGACCTTCTCCTACAACGTCACGATCGGGATCCCGCTCTACATCGAGATCGCCCGCATGGTTGGCATTTGGTTCCACACCACCGGGTGA
- a CDS encoding salicylate synthase: protein MPADIEPADLVAELAAALCEPVDEEYLLYEHDGQWVLALGVQATVELDSDELRVTRDGVTQRQLWSSRPGHVLGEAVDRLLLETDQVFGWITFEFGVYRYGLQERLAPGTPLARVFWPQTRIVVTRESICLLGAATHHREAVERVLRNGVSDVCHSRVVDVSGDPSGYRDRVARAVGEIVAGRYRKVILSRCVQVPFELDFPSTYRLGRRNNTPVRSFLLQFSGIRALGYSPELVAAVAPDGTVVTEPLAGTRALGRGPAHDRQARDDLETNSKEIVEHAISVRTSLDEIAEVAEPGTAAVTDFMAVRERGSVQHLGSTVTARLDPSSDRMDALEALFPAVTASGIPKADGVEAILRLDEGPRGLYSGAVVMFSADGGLDAALALRAAYECDGHTWLRAGAGIIEASAPEREFEETCEKLSTLAPYLVERQ, encoded by the coding sequence ATGCCGGCCGATATCGAGCCGGCCGATCTTGTCGCGGAGCTAGCCGCCGCGCTCTGCGAGCCGGTCGATGAGGAATATCTGCTCTATGAGCACGACGGGCAATGGGTCCTGGCTTTGGGCGTGCAAGCCACGGTGGAGCTGGACAGCGACGAACTGCGGGTCACGCGCGACGGCGTGACCCAGCGGCAACTGTGGTCGAGTAGACCGGGCCATGTGCTGGGTGAAGCTGTCGACCGGTTGTTGTTGGAGACCGATCAAGTCTTCGGCTGGATTACGTTCGAATTCGGTGTCTATCGCTACGGGCTGCAGGAGCGGCTGGCGCCTGGCACCCCGCTGGCCCGGGTCTTTTGGCCGCAAACCCGCATCGTGGTGACTCGGGAAAGCATCTGCCTTCTCGGTGCGGCAACCCACCACCGTGAGGCGGTGGAACGAGTGCTCCGCAACGGGGTCAGCGACGTGTGCCATTCGCGCGTGGTCGACGTGTCCGGCGACCCGTCCGGTTACCGCGATCGGGTAGCTCGGGCTGTCGGTGAGATCGTCGCCGGCCGATACCGCAAGGTCATCCTATCTCGTTGTGTTCAAGTTCCTTTCGAACTCGACTTCCCGTCAACCTATCGACTGGGGCGCCGGAACAACACACCGGTGAGGTCTTTTCTGTTGCAATTCAGTGGAATCCGCGCTCTTGGTTACAGTCCGGAGCTTGTCGCCGCCGTTGCACCCGACGGTACGGTGGTCACCGAACCGTTGGCCGGCACCCGGGCGCTGGGCCGCGGTCCCGCGCACGACCGCCAAGCGCGCGACGACCTGGAGACGAATTCCAAAGAGATCGTTGAGCATGCAATTTCGGTGCGCACCTCACTTGACGAGATCGCCGAGGTTGCCGAGCCGGGAACCGCAGCCGTCACCGATTTCATGGCGGTGCGTGAGCGCGGAAGTGTGCAACACCTCGGCTCCACGGTCACTGCGCGGCTGGATCCGTCCAGCGACCGGATGGACGCCCTAGAGGCCCTATTCCCCGCGGTAACGGCTTCTGGAATTCCCAAGGCCGACGGGGTCGAAGCAATCTTGCGTCTGGATGAAGGTCCGCGGGGGTTGTATTCGGGTGCGGTCGTAATGTTTTCCGCGGACGGCGGCCTTGATGCCGCACTGGCGCTACGAGCCGCCTACGAATGCGATGGCCACACGTGGCTGCGTGCCGGCGCCGGCATCATCGAGGCTTCGGCTCCCGAGCGCGAATTCGAAGAGACGTGCGAGAAGCTGTCCACGCTGGCGCCGTATCTGGTTGAGCGTCAGTAA
- a CDS encoding (2,3-dihydroxybenzoyl)adenylate synthase — MPDIAALPPQPGSLAGFTPFPPDRAASYRAAGYWTGHPVDSLLRQAATGWPDRVGVVDAGNSHTYSELDELADRAAGGFASVGIAPGDRVLLQLPNSCQFVVALFGLLRAGAVPVMCLPGHRLAELRRFAQVSGAVGLVVTEAAGGFDYRSMAEQLLAAHPTLRHIIVDGNAGPFLAWSALPAGAVPEITIDTGSPALLLVSGGTTGMPKLIPRTHDDYVYNATASAQLCQLTSADVYLVALPAAHNFPLACPGILGAISVGATIVFGVDPSPEAAFATIDRHGVTATALVPALAKLWAQACDWEPVTPKSLRLLQVGGARLEPADARRIRTALTPGLQQVFGMAEGLLNFTRLDDEPELLEHTQGRPLCAADELRIVDGAGTPVSPGEEGELLVRGPYTINGYFRADDDNERCFDRDGFYRSGDLVRLRADGYLVVTGRVKDVICRSGETVSAQDLEDQLLSHPAISSAAAVPIPDPYLGEKICAAVVFDGSPMTVTELNGYLDKRGVATHARVDLLLTLPSLPTTPVGKIDKNAIARQLSDSNTPSR; from the coding sequence GTGCCTGATATCGCTGCTCTACCGCCGCAACCCGGGTCGCTGGCGGGGTTTACACCGTTTCCCCCCGACCGAGCGGCCAGCTACCGTGCCGCCGGGTATTGGACCGGCCACCCCGTTGATTCCCTGCTGCGACAGGCGGCCACGGGCTGGCCCGACCGGGTGGGCGTGGTGGATGCCGGCAACAGCCATACCTATTCCGAACTGGACGAATTGGCGGACCGCGCCGCCGGCGGGTTCGCCAGTGTTGGGATCGCGCCGGGTGACCGGGTGCTGCTGCAGCTGCCCAATTCCTGCCAGTTCGTTGTGGCACTATTCGGGCTGCTGCGCGCCGGCGCTGTCCCGGTGATGTGCCTGCCCGGGCATCGGCTGGCCGAGCTGCGTCGCTTCGCACAAGTCAGCGGTGCGGTCGGGCTGGTCGTGACCGAAGCGGCGGGCGGATTCGACTACCGCTCGATGGCTGAGCAGCTGCTGGCCGCGCACCCCACGCTGCGGCACATCATCGTCGACGGCAACGCCGGCCCGTTCTTGGCCTGGTCAGCCCTGCCCGCCGGGGCGGTCCCCGAGATCACCATCGATACCGGGTCCCCCGCGTTGCTACTGGTGTCCGGCGGCACCACCGGTATGCCCAAGCTAATTCCGCGGACACACGACGACTATGTCTACAACGCCACCGCGAGTGCGCAGTTGTGCCAGCTGACCAGTGCGGATGTATACCTGGTGGCGCTCCCGGCCGCACACAACTTTCCGCTGGCCTGCCCTGGCATCCTCGGCGCGATAAGCGTCGGCGCCACAATTGTTTTCGGCGTCGATCCCAGCCCCGAGGCCGCGTTCGCCACCATCGATCGCCATGGTGTCACTGCCACCGCGTTGGTGCCGGCGCTGGCCAAATTATGGGCCCAGGCCTGTGACTGGGAGCCGGTGACACCGAAGTCATTGCGGCTTTTGCAGGTCGGCGGCGCCAGGCTGGAACCCGCGGACGCTCGACGCATACGCACAGCGTTGACACCGGGGCTTCAGCAGGTCTTCGGGATGGCCGAGGGACTGCTGAATTTCACTCGGCTCGATGACGAACCAGAGCTGCTCGAGCACACCCAGGGACGACCACTGTGTGCCGCCGACGAACTGCGCATCGTCGACGGCGCGGGCACGCCAGTGTCCCCTGGGGAGGAAGGCGAGCTACTGGTGCGCGGACCGTACACGATCAACGGCTACTTTCGCGCCGACGACGATAACGAGCGCTGCTTCGACCGTGACGGCTTCTACCGCAGCGGCGACCTAGTACGGCTGCGCGCAGACGGCTACCTGGTGGTCACCGGTCGCGTCAAAGACGTCATCTGCCGGAGCGGTGAAACGGTCTCCGCTCAGGACCTCGAAGACCAACTGCTCAGCCACCCGGCGATTTCGTCTGCCGCCGCCGTGCCGATACCTGATCCTTACCTAGGTGAAAAAATCTGTGCGGCAGTTGTTTTTGACGGTTCCCCGATGACCGTCACCGAGTTGAACGGCTACCTCGATAAGCGGGGGGTGGCGACGCACGCTCGGGTCGATCTGCTACTCACGCTGCCGTCACTGCCCACCACGCCCGTGGGCAAGATTGACAAGAACGCGATCGCGCGGCAGTTGAGCGACTCGAACACGCCATCCCGGTAA
- the hemW gene encoding radical SAM family heme chaperone HemW, translating to MTVREAPVDLPAILPNPDHPFGLYVHVPFCVTRCGYCDFNTYTPAELGGVNPDAWLLAVRTELELAAARLNAPTVNTVFVGGGTPSLLGGERLATLLGMVREHFVLASDAEVTTEANPESTWPEFFGAIRAAGYTRVSLGMQSVAPRVLATLDRVHSPGRAAAAAGEALAAGFQHVNLDLIYGTPGESDDDLLRSVDAAVESGVDHVSAYALVVEEGTAMARRVRSGELAVPENDVLAHRYELVDARLTEAGLAWYEVSNWSRPGGQCQHNLGYWDGGQWWGVGPGAHGYVGATRWWNVKHPNTYAEMLAARALPVKDYEQLEAGALHTEDVLLKIRLRQGLPLAGLDAAERERAKAVVADGLLTSDGDRLVLTDRGRLLADAVVRTLLG from the coding sequence ATGACTGTTCGCGAGGCACCGGTCGACCTGCCCGCCATACTGCCGAATCCGGACCATCCGTTTGGGCTGTATGTGCACGTTCCGTTCTGTGTGACCCGGTGCGGGTATTGCGACTTCAACACGTACACGCCGGCCGAGTTGGGCGGCGTCAACCCGGATGCCTGGCTGCTGGCGGTGCGCACGGAACTCGAGTTGGCGGCCGCGCGGCTCAATGCGCCGACGGTGAATACCGTGTTCGTGGGTGGCGGGACACCGTCCTTGCTGGGTGGTGAGCGGCTGGCCACATTGCTGGGCATGGTGCGAGAGCATTTTGTGCTTGCCTCCGATGCCGAGGTCACCACCGAGGCCAACCCCGAGTCCACCTGGCCAGAGTTCTTTGGTGCCATCCGGGCAGCCGGGTACACCCGGGTGTCACTGGGCATGCAGTCGGTTGCGCCGCGGGTGCTGGCCACCCTGGACCGGGTGCACTCGCCGGGTCGGGCCGCGGCGGCGGCGGGCGAGGCGTTGGCGGCGGGCTTCCAACATGTCAACCTAGACCTGATCTACGGCACTCCCGGAGAGTCCGATGACGACTTGCTGCGTTCGGTGGATGCTGCCGTCGAGTCCGGTGTCGACCATGTTTCGGCCTACGCCCTAGTGGTCGAGGAGGGCACGGCAATGGCCCGGCGGGTACGCAGCGGAGAGCTGGCGGTACCCGAAAACGACGTGCTGGCGCACCGCTACGAGCTGGTCGACGCGCGGCTGACCGAAGCCGGGCTGGCATGGTACGAGGTGTCCAATTGGTCGCGGCCGGGAGGCCAGTGCCAACACAACCTCGGTTACTGGGACGGTGGCCAGTGGTGGGGGGTCGGTCCCGGCGCACACGGGTACGTCGGCGCGACTCGATGGTGGAATGTCAAGCATCCCAACACTTATGCTGAGATGCTGGCGGCGAGGGCGTTGCCGGTGAAGGACTACGAGCAGCTCGAGGCGGGCGCACTGCACACCGAAGATGTGCTGCTGAAAATCCGGCTGCGGCAAGGTTTGCCGCTGGCTGGGCTCGATGCCGCCGAACGGGAGCGTGCGAAAGCGGTGGTGGCCGATGGTCTGCTGACCTCCGACGGCGACAGGCTGGTTCTCACCGATCGGGGGCGGCTGCTGGCCGACGCTGTTGTGCGCACACTGCTCGGGTAA
- a CDS encoding alpha/beta hydrolase, translated as MIDGVPARGSLRSRTAVALSSVMLPAITAAIPPERAWGMWVTRQLIARLMDTFGPSLAGTHVKQVNTVLPDGRRVTGEWVYGPYLPPPAGAHRPSPASGAIYYVHGSGYTMCSPRTHRRLTSWLSSVTELPVFAVAYRLAPRYRFPAAADDVRAGWDWLPTACGFAPERLAVVADSAGGHLTVDLLLQPEIAAAPPASLVLFSPLIDLTFTLSAARERLRPDPAVRAAAAARVVSLYHAGVDPGHHRLTLDVAGGPKLPATLIQVGAAEMLEADARQLADDIRTAGGSCELQVWPDQMHVFQALPRMSPEAASAMAYVAQFIANSLRENAAAGAS; from the coding sequence ATGATCGACGGTGTTCCAGCGCGCGGGTCACTGCGATCACGCACCGCGGTAGCGCTGAGTTCGGTGATGCTGCCGGCCATCACCGCGGCGATACCGCCAGAACGAGCCTGGGGAATGTGGGTGACGCGCCAGCTGATCGCCAGACTCATGGACACCTTCGGGCCATCGCTGGCGGGCACACACGTCAAACAGGTCAACACCGTGCTGCCGGACGGGCGTCGTGTCACCGGCGAGTGGGTCTACGGGCCATACCTACCGCCGCCGGCCGGGGCGCATCGCCCGAGTCCAGCCTCCGGGGCAATCTACTATGTGCACGGCAGCGGGTACACGATGTGCTCGCCACGCACGCACCGCCGACTGACGTCCTGGCTGTCGTCGGTAACCGAGCTGCCGGTGTTCGCGGTCGCCTACCGGCTGGCGCCGCGTTACCGCTTCCCCGCCGCTGCCGACGACGTGCGGGCGGGCTGGGATTGGCTGCCTACAGCGTGTGGCTTCGCACCGGAACGTCTTGCCGTCGTTGCCGATTCGGCGGGCGGACATTTGACAGTCGACCTATTGCTGCAACCCGAAATCGCCGCGGCACCGCCCGCATCGCTGGTATTGTTCTCGCCATTGATCGATCTGACGTTTACCCTCTCGGCAGCTCGCGAACGGCTCCGCCCCGACCCCGCGGTCCGGGCCGCCGCCGCCGCCCGCGTGGTCAGCCTCTACCATGCCGGGGTCGATCCCGGTCATCACCGGTTAACCCTCGACGTCGCCGGCGGACCCAAACTCCCCGCGACGCTGATCCAGGTGGGTGCGGCGGAAATGCTGGAGGCGGACGCCCGTCAGCTCGCCGACGACATCCGTACCGCCGGAGGCAGTTGCGAATTGCAGGTCTGGCCAGATCAGATGCATGTATTCCAGGCACTTCCCCGCATGTCGCCGGAAGCCGCTAGCGCCATGGCTTATGTCGCTCAATTTATCGCAAACTCATTGCGGGAGAACGCTGCCGCCGGGGCGAGCTGA